One genomic window of Tatumella citrea includes the following:
- the epsC gene encoding serine O-acetyltransferase EpsC, whose protein sequence is MPEPKEQYFSEQGINDWQLSDVVSELRQVRETWREEYFQGRYLDKRLLPSRTNISEITETLFKVLYPMRLGTSEIKKEGEGFYVGHLLAVSLDKLTEEAQLELHYQSAGKDIGVADIAEVAQQRIRQFASRLPAIRQRIDKDIFAAWQGDPSARSLDEILLCYPGIHAVIHYRLAHELYDLGLTLLARIITEKAHSETGIDIHPGAQIDSGFFIDHGTGVVIGETAIIGKRVRLYQAVTLGAKRFLTEDDGQLKKNYPRHPIIEDDVVIYAGATLLGRITIGARSSIGGNIWLTHDVPPDSNVRQAQARQNKFNDGDGI, encoded by the coding sequence ATGCCGGAACCAAAGGAACAGTATTTTAGTGAACAGGGAATTAATGACTGGCAACTGTCTGATGTTGTCAGTGAATTACGCCAGGTTCGCGAAACATGGCGTGAGGAATATTTTCAGGGACGTTATCTGGATAAACGCTTATTACCTTCCCGCACTAATATCAGTGAAATTACCGAAACCCTGTTTAAAGTATTATATCCGATGCGACTCGGGACCTCTGAAATAAAAAAAGAGGGTGAGGGTTTTTATGTCGGTCATTTACTGGCAGTGTCTCTCGATAAACTGACCGAAGAAGCACAACTGGAATTGCATTATCAGTCCGCCGGAAAAGATATTGGTGTTGCTGATATTGCAGAGGTTGCGCAACAACGTATCCGGCAATTCGCCAGCCGCTTACCGGCTATCCGTCAGCGTATTGATAAAGATATTTTTGCGGCCTGGCAGGGTGACCCTTCCGCCCGCAGCCTGGACGAAATACTGCTCTGCTATCCGGGGATTCATGCAGTGATTCATTACCGGTTAGCCCATGAACTCTATGATCTGGGTCTGACATTGCTGGCGCGGATTATCACGGAAAAAGCACACAGTGAAACCGGTATTGATATTCATCCTGGCGCACAGATTGACAGCGGATTCTTTATCGACCACGGGACCGGAGTCGTGATTGGCGAAACCGCGATTATTGGTAAACGGGTTCGTTTATATCAGGCGGTGACTCTGGGAGCTAAACGCTTTTTAACTGAGGATGACGGGCAACTGAAAAAGAATTATCCGCGGCACCCAATAATTGAAGATGATGTGGTGATTTATGCCGGAGCCACTCTGCTGGGACGAATTACTATTGGTGCCCGGTCCAGTATTGGCGGAAATATCTGGTTAACTCATGATGTTCCCCCTGACAGTAATGTTCGTCAGGCGCAAGCCAGACAAAATAAATTTAATGATGGTGACGGTATTTAA
- a CDS encoding ABC transporter ATP-binding protein, with product MTLQFQNVSKIFSVNQQPLKVLDNINLTLDPGELVALIGASGCGKSTLLRLAAGLEAAEQGRITLNGQPIRGIPPRVSMVFQEARLFPWLTTSQNIRLGMEQMQLAEPQKREQIAEVLATMGLEKFSEAYPHQLSGGMAQRVAIARGLVARPEILLLDEPFAALDALKREQLQDVLVEVRQQSVLSILMVTHDVEEALYLADRVVVMAPGPGRIRATFPVTLPQPRRRTDRELQRQRRQLHELL from the coding sequence ATGACTTTGCAGTTTCAGAACGTCAGTAAAATATTCAGCGTAAATCAGCAACCGTTAAAAGTTCTGGATAATATTAACCTGACGCTGGATCCCGGAGAACTGGTGGCATTGATTGGTGCCAGTGGGTGCGGTAAATCAACATTACTTCGGCTGGCAGCCGGACTTGAAGCGGCAGAACAGGGCCGGATTACCCTTAATGGTCAGCCAATCAGAGGGATTCCGCCCCGGGTCAGTATGGTGTTTCAGGAAGCTCGCTTATTTCCGTGGCTGACAACATCACAAAATATCCGGCTGGGGATGGAACAGATGCAGCTCGCGGAACCTCAAAAGCGCGAGCAGATTGCCGAAGTTCTGGCAACAATGGGACTGGAGAAATTTTCTGAGGCCTATCCGCATCAGCTATCTGGTGGGATGGCTCAGCGGGTAGCAATTGCCCGGGGACTAGTGGCCCGACCGGAAATATTACTGCTCGATGAACCTTTTGCAGCACTGGATGCTTTGAAACGGGAACAGCTTCAGGATGTGCTGGTTGAAGTACGCCAGCAGAGTGTCCTGAGTATTTTGATGGTTACTCATGATGTCGAAGAGGCACTCTATCTGGCTGACCGGGTGGTTGTGATGGCCCCGGGGCCTGGCCGCATCCGCGCCACTTTCCCGGTGACCTTGCCACAGCCTCGCAGACGCACCGACCGCGAATTACAAAGGCAACGTCGCCAGCTCCATGAATTATTATAA
- a CDS encoding ABC transporter permease encodes MMPGLKQFLFRQGCQWLLPLSLLLFWWQGSMHGWMSEQILPSPTVVLDTAQAFVPQDLLDQLPISLWRLAIGLSGGIAIGILLGSLFGLSQRANRLLMPLFTVLVQIPTLAWIPLLMLWLGIGEALKLTILIKAVTVPVTLYIGTGIGELPPKLREMASVLRLPVRVYLCRVVLPALLPYLMTGIRLAFSQGWVSLIAVELLASSEGLGYLLVESRQLFMLDQVYICVIVIGLLGFAAEKGLQWISDRWIHWPSPVAGAVTLPPTKLFDLHGWLLPCGLLSVWQIASGEGWLNSAFFPAPVQVAETLVAGFTHGQFSLDLTASILRMLQGFAIGAVTGVLFGLASGSFRWADRLVTPLFSGLRSVAIFAWLPLITAWFGLGETARLAFIAIASFFPVLLATRQGVIQLPSVLLETTKALKLPPLSKFRYLILPGMLPDLFTGLRLGMMHAWVGTTGAEYFISSGEGIGSMMMRAQQLMAADRVMAGIVLIAGVAAVISIIIRRLEQKLMRWRYQ; translated from the coding sequence ATGATGCCGGGACTGAAACAATTTTTATTCAGACAGGGATGCCAGTGGTTGCTGCCGCTAAGTTTGTTACTTTTCTGGTGGCAGGGCAGTATGCATGGCTGGATGTCGGAGCAAATATTACCCTCGCCAACCGTCGTGCTGGACACGGCGCAGGCCTTTGTTCCGCAGGATTTACTGGATCAACTGCCGATCAGTTTATGGCGGCTGGCGATAGGTCTGAGCGGCGGTATTGCTATCGGTATTTTGCTCGGTAGCCTTTTTGGTTTGAGCCAACGGGCAAACCGCCTGCTGATGCCATTATTTACGGTATTAGTGCAAATCCCGACACTGGCCTGGATTCCTCTATTAATGCTATGGCTGGGAATTGGGGAAGCTCTTAAACTGACTATTCTGATAAAAGCGGTAACCGTGCCAGTTACATTGTATATCGGTACCGGTATTGGCGAGTTACCGCCAAAACTCAGGGAAATGGCGAGTGTGCTCCGATTGCCTGTCCGCGTGTATCTCTGCCGGGTTGTGCTGCCGGCATTATTGCCGTATCTGATGACCGGAATCCGGCTGGCGTTTTCCCAAGGCTGGGTTTCATTGATTGCCGTGGAGCTGTTAGCCTCCAGCGAAGGCCTGGGTTATCTGCTGGTGGAAAGCCGGCAACTGTTTATGCTGGACCAGGTGTATATTTGCGTCATTGTGATTGGGCTGCTGGGCTTTGCGGCAGAAAAAGGCCTGCAATGGATAAGTGACCGTTGGATACACTGGCCATCACCGGTGGCAGGTGCGGTAACTTTACCACCAACGAAGTTGTTTGATCTGCATGGCTGGTTACTACCGTGTGGTCTATTGTCGGTCTGGCAGATCGCATCAGGGGAAGGTTGGCTAAACAGTGCATTTTTCCCGGCTCCGGTTCAGGTAGCAGAAACCCTGGTAGCTGGTTTTACCCATGGGCAATTCAGTCTGGATCTGACCGCCAGTATTTTGCGAATGCTGCAAGGCTTTGCAATTGGTGCAGTCACAGGAGTACTGTTCGGACTGGCGAGCGGAAGTTTTCGTTGGGCTGACCGTCTGGTGACCCCACTGTTTTCCGGATTACGTAGCGTGGCTATCTTTGCCTGGCTGCCATTAATTACGGCCTGGTTTGGTCTGGGCGAAACGGCTCGCCTGGCATTTATTGCCATCGCGAGTTTTTTTCCGGTTCTGCTGGCTACCCGGCAGGGAGTGATTCAGCTTCCTTCGGTGCTTCTGGAAACCACCAAAGCATTGAAATTACCGCCACTGTCAAAATTTCGTTATCTGATTCTGCCAGGAATGCTCCCTGATCTGTTTACCGGCCTGCGGCTGGGGATGATGCACGCCTGGGTCGGAACTACCGGAGCGGAGTACTTTATATCCTCCGGGGAAGGTATTGGTAGCATGATGATGCGTGCACAACAGCTGATGGCGGCAGACCGGGTGATGGCCGGAATTGTACTGATTGCCGGAGTGGCTGCGGTTATTTCTATTATTATTCGCCGGCTGGAACAGAAGCTGATGCGTTGGCGCTATCAGTAA
- a CDS encoding ExbD/TolR family protein has translation MAFSSGNSDDIMSEMNITPLVDVMLVLLVVFIVTAPMLTKAIPVNLPKTNAVAPANQPDPLIVSLDGSNQLFLNKQPIERSELLTRLTEAQTANAAQVVQIQADTDANYGVVAGLLADIEKSGIHHLALLTQK, from the coding sequence ATGGCTTTTTCCTCCGGAAATTCTGATGACATCATGAGTGAAATGAATATCACTCCGCTGGTCGATGTAATGCTGGTATTACTGGTGGTCTTTATTGTCACAGCACCAATGCTGACCAAAGCAATTCCTGTGAATTTGCCCAAAACCAATGCGGTGGCCCCGGCCAACCAGCCAGATCCGCTAATTGTCAGTCTGGATGGCAGCAATCAACTGTTTCTTAACAAACAGCCGATTGAACGCAGTGAGTTACTCACCCGTCTGACGGAGGCTCAAACCGCTAATGCAGCGCAGGTAGTTCAAATTCAGGCAGATACCGACGCTAATTATGGTGTGGTTGCAGGGTTACTGGCGGATATTGAAAAGTCAGGTATTCATCATCTGGCACTACTGACACAGAAATAA
- a CDS encoding MotA/TolQ/ExbB proton channel family protein, whose product MIPQHFNATSPEGGVIIILVLFSLFTWTIGILKLLQYLRLQRRNRQFRQLFWQQENLHQSLAQTRAPGALANLAQAAITAPERLKGSHTLEAQLPDRVERALSQQILRERRTLESGLALLASIGTTSPFIGLFGTVWGIMAALHDIGLSGSASLDTVAGPIGSALVATGIGIAVAVPAVLIYNYFQRRLKLAVADMDDFAHDVYSLMQAQGFRGAEFSASELRGAA is encoded by the coding sequence ATGATTCCACAACATTTCAATGCCACTTCCCCGGAAGGAGGAGTGATAATTATTCTGGTGCTATTTTCATTGTTCACCTGGACTATCGGAATACTCAAGTTGTTGCAGTATCTTCGTCTGCAACGCCGTAACCGGCAGTTTCGTCAGCTGTTCTGGCAACAGGAAAATTTACACCAGTCACTGGCACAAACCCGGGCACCGGGAGCGCTGGCGAATCTTGCCCAGGCGGCAATTACGGCCCCGGAACGTCTGAAAGGCAGCCATACTCTGGAGGCTCAGTTGCCGGATCGGGTAGAACGGGCGCTTTCTCAGCAGATCCTGCGTGAACGCCGTACCCTTGAGTCCGGGCTGGCACTACTAGCCAGTATCGGAACCACTTCACCTTTTATTGGTTTATTTGGCACAGTTTGGGGAATTATGGCGGCACTGCATGATATTGGTTTATCCGGTTCGGCCAGTCTGGATACCGTCGCCGGACCGATCGGCAGTGCATTGGTAGCCACCGGTATCGGCATTGCTGTAGCAGTACCCGCGGTATTGATTTACAACTATTTTCAGCGTCGGTTAAAACTGGCCGTCGCAGATATGGATGATTTTGCCCACGATGTTTACAGTCTTATGCAGGCTCAGGGTTTCCGTGGTGCGGAGTTCTCTGCCAGTGAATTACGGGGAGCGGCATAA
- a CDS encoding energy transducer TonB gives MAQIINAGDHELREDVSSVAQKPTKLSVFSERGLALAVAVGLHAAILPWLLTKSAEVPPVSAPQPLPMQIEFTVATPTPEIPTPVSEPQPDTPATPPPPVDESASTPAPEPKPLEKKLTQPPKAKPPVRPHAKPQHNVRPVQKPNIKPAAAAQHMTQPETHASTAQSSAAATAVTPPIANAGYLHNPAPDYPESAIERGLEGTVLLRVSVNSAGKATGVQIYQSSGTSALDDAALRTVRHWSFVPAKRGNEAVSGEVIVPVDFSLNS, from the coding sequence ATGGCGCAGATAATTAATGCCGGAGACCATGAGCTGAGAGAGGATGTGTCTTCTGTAGCCCAAAAACCGACAAAACTCAGCGTCTTTTCTGAGCGGGGACTGGCACTGGCAGTGGCCGTAGGGCTTCATGCGGCTATTTTGCCATGGCTGTTAACCAAATCAGCGGAAGTGCCTCCGGTGTCTGCCCCACAGCCACTGCCGATGCAAATAGAATTTACAGTAGCTACCCCGACGCCTGAAATTCCGACACCGGTCAGCGAGCCACAGCCTGATACCCCTGCGACACCGCCCCCGCCGGTGGACGAAAGTGCCAGCACTCCGGCCCCGGAACCCAAACCGTTAGAGAAAAAGCTGACGCAGCCGCCGAAAGCAAAACCGCCGGTCCGGCCACACGCTAAACCGCAACACAATGTCCGGCCGGTACAAAAGCCGAACATCAAACCAGCCGCCGCTGCGCAACATATGACCCAACCGGAGACCCATGCCAGTACGGCGCAATCTTCTGCTGCCGCCACAGCAGTTACACCGCCGATAGCCAACGCCGGCTATCTGCACAACCCGGCCCCGGACTATCCGGAAAGTGCGATTGAACGCGGACTGGAAGGCACTGTATTGCTCAGGGTTTCGGTCAATTCTGCCGGGAAAGCCACCGGGGTACAAATCTATCAATCCAGCGGGACATCTGCCCTTGACGATGCCGCGTTACGCACGGTGCGGCACTGGTCATTTGTTCCTGCTAAGCGGGGCAATGAGGCCGTGAGTGGTGAGGTCATTGTTCCTGTCGATTTTTCGCTTAATTCATGA
- a CDS encoding ABC transporter substrate-binding protein, translating to MKYIRSVKSMINSLAISTLFYTAIASAAATDIRIAVSDIGAGDKPAGGGLVDVIYQKKLLEQALGHQGVSVHWLFIKGAGPAINEGFASHQIDMAYLGDFAAIIGRSHGLDTRVIGVASRGIDHYLAVAKGENIHSLADLKGKRVGLFRGTAAELSFVTALHSQGLTPRDVKIINLDFAAASAALAAKQIDATWGGDNTLQLQAKGIADIALSTRDLHGAGQLSGLIVVDNHFAEQNKAILQQVVDVQQQVAGWASQPKNNDAFIQILAQQSGYPESILRHDWGNSQELTARLSPQPDPQFISQITNSVNVAREAKLIRQPFDVNQWFDTSYLKTK from the coding sequence ATGAAATATATTCGATCGGTAAAATCAATGATTAATTCCCTGGCGATTTCCACTCTGTTTTATACGGCAATTGCCAGCGCTGCTGCCACAGATATACGTATTGCAGTTTCAGATATTGGTGCGGGAGATAAACCTGCCGGAGGAGGACTGGTAGATGTTATTTATCAGAAAAAATTGCTGGAGCAAGCGTTAGGCCACCAGGGAGTCTCGGTACACTGGCTGTTTATTAAAGGGGCCGGCCCGGCGATTAATGAAGGTTTCGCCAGTCACCAGATAGATATGGCCTATCTTGGTGATTTCGCGGCAATTATTGGTCGTTCTCACGGACTGGATACCCGGGTTATCGGGGTTGCATCACGTGGAATTGACCATTATCTGGCGGTAGCGAAAGGTGAAAATATTCATAGTCTGGCCGATTTAAAAGGCAAACGGGTCGGATTATTTCGTGGTACTGCTGCCGAATTATCTTTTGTCACCGCGCTTCATTCTCAGGGGTTGACGCCCCGCGATGTTAAAATCATTAATCTCGATTTTGCAGCTGCCAGTGCTGCGCTGGCGGCAAAACAGATTGATGCCACCTGGGGAGGAGACAACACCCTGCAGCTACAGGCGAAAGGTATTGCTGATATTGCGCTTTCTACCCGTGATCTACACGGCGCTGGCCAGCTCAGCGGGCTGATTGTGGTTGATAACCATTTTGCGGAACAAAATAAAGCCATTCTGCAACAAGTCGTCGATGTACAACAGCAAGTGGCTGGCTGGGCCAGCCAGCCAAAAAATAATGACGCCTTTATACAGATATTGGCCCAACAGTCTGGTTATCCGGAATCTATATTACGTCATGACTGGGGAAATAGTCAGGAATTAACCGCCAGATTATCCCCTCAACCCGATCCACAATTTATTTCCCAAATAACTAATTCAGTTAACGTTGCCAGAGAAGCGAAATTAATTCGCCAGCCATTTGATGTTAACCAATGGTTCGATACTTCGTACTTAAAAACAAAATAA
- a CDS encoding TonB-dependent receptor — protein MMTSKWRYSLIAAGILTSLTSVRAEETNNTADKAATQSTPVRLKKIRVKASRPQLRQQTTLSTRISGKTLEQDHIYRFEDIAQEVSGVDIAATDALDTRVTIRGVGDGGGSEINIGMASSVGQFLDGVRLSRPGMLSNDLLDIDSVNVLKGPQGTLYGFNTSAGAIDIRSRKPTFTPEASAEQSVGQRGYVQTKLMASGALTDTLAGRINVTHTERGGYIDNVITGNKLGGSRGDGLRGQLLWQPSDNFDIRFIGDYSESTNFPVMSLVGTHAVNGTDTFLQRASELGATIVNGRKVALDDESKTRVRQGGASVTADLRLDNGFALHSLSAWRYFLFLPNTADGMSIPLYANSGGDAHDRTWEQRFWVDSPKGGIADYTVGIDYWGENLDTFAHDHYYDNSDVTTWYGSTSNTGKYVQRFGKLNDNVVSLYANSTWHLNDQLDLITGLRGSYEKKTGSFKRINKNDFDSGILSQTEFLPAATASLNWYATPNITPYLTLAYAEKSGGLNVSSGAATKAGTDSLYIDPEKTSSAELGIKTHWLQHKVEWNTALFWSEVRDFQTTAYDEESQSSYLINAGKYRSRGVETQLSVYPTEGLSLALNGTLLDTRYLDFTNAKCPAEVSLQSNAPATCDLTGKRVFSSPRLSWNARARYEWNAFGNVQAFVSGQYSWRSWSYGTVDDSAFTHIPSYGVLNVSTGLNGKQGSNGWHVSLWMQNALNKSYYRVIKAGDYGSAFGQLADGRLIGLTVGWDFKG, from the coding sequence ATGATGACAAGCAAATGGCGTTATTCGTTAATCGCCGCAGGAATTCTCACCAGCCTGACATCAGTCCGGGCAGAGGAAACCAACAATACCGCAGATAAAGCAGCGACCCAGAGCACCCCGGTCAGGCTAAAGAAAATCCGCGTGAAAGCCTCACGGCCACAGTTACGCCAGCAGACAACCCTCTCTACACGGATCAGTGGTAAAACCCTGGAACAGGACCATATTTACCGGTTTGAGGACATTGCCCAGGAAGTCAGTGGTGTGGATATTGCAGCCACCGATGCGCTCGATACCCGTGTGACCATTCGTGGTGTCGGAGATGGAGGCGGCAGTGAAATCAATATAGGTATGGCCAGTAGCGTGGGTCAATTCCTGGATGGTGTTCGCCTGTCCAGACCCGGTATGTTATCCAATGACCTTCTGGATATTGATAGTGTGAATGTGCTGAAAGGCCCGCAGGGGACCTTATATGGTTTTAATACCAGTGCCGGTGCCATAGATATTCGCAGTCGTAAACCGACATTTACTCCGGAAGCATCTGCGGAACAATCAGTCGGGCAACGGGGTTATGTTCAGACAAAACTGATGGCCTCAGGGGCCCTCACCGACACTCTCGCCGGACGAATCAATGTCACTCATACTGAGCGGGGCGGCTACATTGATAATGTAATCACCGGGAATAAGTTGGGCGGCAGCCGCGGTGATGGCCTGCGTGGTCAGTTATTGTGGCAACCTTCTGATAATTTCGATATTCGGTTTATTGGTGATTACAGCGAGAGCACCAACTTTCCGGTGATGTCACTGGTGGGTACCCACGCGGTCAACGGTACAGATACCTTCCTGCAACGCGCCAGTGAACTGGGAGCGACCATAGTCAATGGCCGTAAAGTAGCACTGGATGATGAATCTAAAACCCGCGTACGCCAGGGAGGTGCCTCCGTCACGGCTGACTTGCGGCTGGACAATGGTTTTGCCCTACATTCGCTCTCTGCCTGGCGCTATTTTTTATTTTTACCCAACACTGCTGACGGCATGAGCATCCCTTTGTATGCCAACAGCGGCGGTGATGCCCATGACCGGACCTGGGAACAGCGTTTTTGGGTTGACTCTCCGAAAGGTGGTATCGCGGATTATACCGTCGGTATTGATTACTGGGGCGAGAATCTGGATACCTTCGCCCATGACCATTACTACGACAACAGTGATGTCACCACCTGGTATGGAAGCACCAGCAATACCGGTAAATATGTACAACGTTTTGGCAAGCTTAACGACAATGTAGTGTCACTTTATGCCAACAGTACCTGGCACTTGAATGATCAGTTAGATCTGATCACCGGACTTCGTGGCAGTTACGAGAAAAAAACCGGTTCCTTCAAGCGAATCAATAAGAACGATTTTGATTCCGGCATTCTGTCTCAGACTGAGTTCCTGCCTGCGGCCACCGCCAGCCTGAACTGGTACGCGACACCAAATATCACTCCGTATCTGACACTGGCTTATGCTGAAAAATCCGGCGGCCTGAATGTATCATCCGGTGCCGCCACTAAAGCAGGCACTGATTCGCTATATATCGATCCGGAAAAAACCAGCTCTGCAGAACTGGGAATTAAAACACACTGGTTACAGCATAAAGTTGAATGGAATACCGCGCTGTTCTGGAGTGAAGTTCGTGATTTCCAGACCACCGCCTATGATGAGGAATCTCAGTCCAGTTATCTGATCAATGCCGGAAAATATCGCAGTCGTGGCGTAGAAACACAACTTTCAGTCTATCCGACCGAAGGCCTGAGTCTGGCGCTTAATGGCACCCTGCTGGATACCCGATATCTCGACTTCACTAATGCTAAATGCCCGGCAGAAGTTTCACTGCAATCCAATGCCCCGGCGACCTGTGATCTCACCGGCAAACGTGTATTCAGTTCACCACGCTTAAGCTGGAATGCCCGGGCCCGTTATGAATGGAATGCCTTCGGTAACGTGCAGGCGTTTGTTTCCGGCCAGTACTCCTGGCGTAGCTGGTCATACGGTACCGTGGATGATTCCGCCTTTACCCATATTCCGTCTTACGGCGTGCTGAATGTCTCTACCGGGCTGAACGGTAAGCAAGGCAGTAATGGCTGGCATGTTTCACTGTGGATGCAAAATGCGCTGAATAAATCGTATTACCGCGTGATTAAAGCCGGTGATTACGGTTCCGCGTTTGGTCAGTTAGCCGACGGGCGGCTGATTGGCCTGACTGTTGGTTGGGACTTCAAAGGATGA